One Streptosporangium sp. NBC_01495 DNA window includes the following coding sequences:
- a CDS encoding sugar phosphate isomerase/epimerase family protein produces MRLAFSTLGMPGQGLSEAVAVAVEYGCAGLELRLHPDTGVHAGLSPAARATVRAAFAGPSAGRPAGAGTSNGRPAGAGAPGDGPEGEGDTAAGPSGIPSGTAGLQVSALAGYVRIAVAGPDEPVVRALRDDLALAADLGAPAVRVFPGGEDVEVGARRLRAVADLCVESGVRVLVETHDAMPTGAAVGRLLDAAGVPEAAGALWDVLHPWRHGEEPAETLAALAGHLAYVQIKDAVSATDTTPVPMWAGGVPLDECGELLRGFGGWVSLEWERTWYPHVAPVEEILPGAREWVARFSA; encoded by the coding sequence GTGAGATTGGCCTTCAGCACGCTCGGCATGCCGGGGCAGGGCCTGAGCGAGGCCGTCGCGGTGGCCGTGGAGTACGGGTGCGCCGGGCTCGAACTCCGCCTCCACCCCGACACCGGGGTCCACGCCGGGCTCTCTCCGGCGGCGCGCGCGACGGTCCGCGCGGCCTTCGCGGGACCGTCGGCTGGTCGTCCCGCAGGCGCGGGAACGTCAAACGGTCGCCCGGCAGGCGCGGGGGCGCCGGGCGACGGTCCGGAAGGCGAGGGGGACACCGCCGCGGGCCCGTCGGGAATCCCGTCCGGGACCGCCGGGCTGCAGGTCTCCGCTCTCGCCGGATACGTCAGGATCGCCGTGGCGGGACCGGACGAACCCGTGGTGCGGGCGCTGCGGGACGACCTGGCGCTCGCCGCCGACCTGGGTGCCCCCGCCGTACGGGTGTTTCCCGGGGGAGAGGATGTCGAGGTGGGGGCGCGGCGGCTGCGCGCGGTCGCGGACCTGTGCGTGGAGTCAGGGGTACGGGTGCTGGTGGAGACCCATGACGCGATGCCGACCGGCGCCGCGGTCGGGCGGCTGCTGGACGCGGCGGGCGTTCCCGAGGCGGCGGGCGCGCTGTGGGACGTGCTGCATCCGTGGCGTCACGGTGAGGAGCCCGCGGAGACCCTGGCGGCGCTGGCCGGACATCTGGCGTACGTGCAGATCAAGGACGCGGTCTCGGCCACCGACACGACCCCGGTGCCGATGTGGGCGGGCGGGGTTCCCCTCGACGAGTGCGGCGAGTTGCTGCGCGGTTTCGGGGGCTGGGTCTCCCTGGAGTGGGAGCGCACCTGGTACCCGCACGTGGCGCCGGTGGAGGAGATCCTCCCCGGGGCCCGCGAGTGGGTCGCCCGCTTCTCGGCGTGA
- a CDS encoding pyridoxamine 5'-phosphate oxidase family protein, translated as MTGRVSAPGDLGRRIARRRENLGLTRDELARRAGIDPGYLAYLEDAVASPNTGTVNRVATALDTRPEELLGGNAGLPPGRGRPALRSAAPETLDRDECLRLITPGGVGRIAFEEIGGPVILPVDYALHGSSVIFRTAFGGPLDDTLRTGVQGVESKVAFEVDRIDDAGREGWSVLVRGGVHHVSSEEDRAALAALGVRPWAGGEREPYVRIAATEVTGRRIRRDP; from the coding sequence ATGACTGGACGTGTATCGGCCCCGGGCGACCTCGGCCGCCGGATCGCCAGGCGACGCGAGAATCTCGGCCTCACCCGGGACGAGCTGGCGAGGCGGGCCGGGATCGATCCGGGCTATCTCGCCTACCTGGAGGACGCCGTGGCCTCGCCGAACACCGGCACCGTGAACCGCGTGGCCACCGCCCTGGACACCAGGCCCGAGGAACTGCTCGGCGGGAACGCCGGCCTGCCCCCCGGACGGGGCCGGCCGGCTCTCCGGTCCGCGGCTCCGGAGACACTGGACCGGGACGAGTGCCTGCGGCTCATCACCCCCGGCGGGGTGGGGCGGATCGCCTTCGAGGAGATCGGCGGGCCGGTCATCCTGCCGGTCGACTACGCCCTGCACGGCAGCTCGGTGATCTTTCGCACCGCCTTCGGCGGCCCGCTCGACGACACCCTGCGCACCGGGGTCCAGGGGGTCGAGTCCAAGGTCGCCTTCGAGGTCGACCGGATCGACGACGCCGGCCGCGAGGGCTGGAGCGTGCTGGTGCGCGGCGGGGTCCACCACGTCTCCTCGGAGGAGGACCGTGCCGCCCTGGCGGCGCTGGGCGTCCGGCCGTGGGCGGGAGGTGAGCGGGAGCCGTACGTGAGGATCGCCGCCACCGAGGTCACCGGCCGTCGCATCCGGCGCGACCCGTGA
- a CDS encoding zinc-dependent alcohol dehydrogenase family protein, with product MIPTEMDAWVVTRPGPISSRPLQPVRVPVPSPGPGEVLVRVEACAVCRTDLHLAEGDLRPRRPRTTPGHEAVGRVVAAGPGAGRLAPGTRVGAAWLRSTCGHCRYCLRGAENLCPDSTYTGWDADGGYAEYLTVPEDFAYPLPGDTPAEKLAPLLCAGIIGYRALLRSDLLPGGRLGIYGFGASAHLTAQIAIAQGVTVHVLTRSAGARELALALGAASAGDAADAPPEPLDSAILFAPVGELVPVALAALDRGGTLAVAGIHLSDIPALTYQRHLFQERTLRSVTANTRADGRAYLELATLHPPRVTTAPYPLAKADRALADLAADRVEGAAVLTLSPP from the coding sequence GTGATCCCCACGGAGATGGACGCCTGGGTCGTCACCCGTCCCGGGCCGATCTCCTCGCGCCCCCTGCAGCCGGTCCGCGTCCCGGTTCCCTCCCCCGGGCCCGGTGAGGTGCTGGTCCGTGTCGAGGCCTGCGCGGTCTGCCGTACCGACCTGCACCTCGCCGAGGGCGATCTCCGGCCGCGACGCCCGAGGACCACGCCCGGCCACGAGGCGGTGGGCCGGGTGGTGGCCGCCGGCCCCGGCGCCGGGCGGCTGGCGCCGGGCACCCGGGTGGGCGCGGCCTGGCTCCGCTCGACCTGCGGGCACTGCCGCTACTGCCTGCGGGGCGCGGAGAACCTCTGCCCCGACTCGACCTACACCGGCTGGGACGCCGACGGCGGCTACGCCGAATACCTGACCGTTCCCGAGGACTTCGCCTACCCGCTCCCCGGCGACACCCCGGCGGAGAAGCTGGCGCCGCTGCTGTGCGCGGGGATCATCGGCTACCGGGCCCTGCTCCGCAGCGACCTGCTGCCCGGCGGGCGCCTGGGCATCTACGGCTTCGGCGCCTCGGCGCACCTGACCGCGCAGATCGCCATCGCCCAGGGCGTGACCGTGCACGTGCTGACCCGCTCGGCCGGGGCCAGGGAGCTGGCCCTGGCCCTGGGCGCGGCCTCGGCGGGCGACGCCGCGGACGCCCCGCCCGAACCGCTGGACTCGGCGATCCTGTTCGCCCCGGTGGGCGAGCTGGTGCCGGTCGCGCTGGCCGCCCTGGACCGGGGCGGCACCCTGGCGGTGGCGGGCATCCACCTCAGCGACATCCCGGCTCTGACCTACCAGCGCCACCTGTTCCAGGAACGCACGCTGCGCAGCGTCACCGCCAACACCCGCGCCGACGGCCGCGCCTACCTGGAGCTGGCCACACTCCACCCACCCCGGGTGACGACGGCGCCCTACCCCCTGGCCAAGGCCGACCGGGCCCTCGCCGACCTGGCGGCGGACCGCGTCGAGGGCGCCGCCGTCCTGACGCTCTCCCCACCCTGA